Proteins from one Natrinema salinisoli genomic window:
- a CDS encoding DUF7563 family protein, with protein MVSVTVAPWPSVDNSTCRHCGAHVTDQFRRVFGDDDDRAHRCGDCDSYGRLSRGSAAGVDVPVPDPETSPGRYGGGVDV; from the coding sequence GTGGTCAGCGTGACGGTCGCACCGTGGCCGTCGGTCGACAACTCGACGTGTCGCCACTGCGGTGCCCACGTCACGGACCAGTTCCGTCGCGTCTTCGGTGACGATGACGACCGGGCTCACCGCTGTGGCGACTGCGATAGCTACGGTCGGTTGAGCCGGGGTTCTGCAGCTGGCGTCGACGTACCAGTTCCAGATCCAGAGACATCGCCCGGCCGCTACGGAGGTGGGGTCGATGTGTAG